A portion of the Blautia hansenii DSM 20583 genome contains these proteins:
- a CDS encoding baseplate J/gp47 family protein gives MSELKFIETTDETIYTDILEELENGVGEPLYPGDERRIFGDTMAKVIVTVYNTVNDACRQKMLRYARGTVLDALGENRDVIRLDPTYATTTLRFTVTEAVGSNIIIPAGLRVTGDFVHYFLTDTTAVLYAGSLYVDVAATAEEGGTDYNNIDEGEISEIVDVSDVPLLDGVTNLTITEGGGDREEDEPYRERIREAENKLSTAGPAKAYKYWALSANSLVTDAVVESEKETITRTLKTYAGHAFQGGANLLPDTLVVFLSDGSEATAGADYTAEYADELLTLSLSGSLAGAEAVKIQIGRNMYGRVKIVPICAGGQIPSEEVLADVLAACSADDVRPLTDMVTVEAPETHEYDIELTYYTTKANESEVVQNVEGSGGAIDQYINWQGSTLNQDINPDELRKRILCPDWADDLIGATRVQIIKPEYTELNSTTVAKFSGKKTVKHIVRG, from the coding sequence ATGAGCGAGCTCAAATTCATAGAGACAACCGACGAAACAATCTACACCGACATACTGGAAGAATTAGAGAACGGCGTCGGCGAGCCTCTCTACCCCGGTGACGAGCGCCGAATCTTCGGCGACACCATGGCGAAGGTGATCGTCACTGTTTACAACACAGTAAACGACGCCTGCCGCCAGAAAATGCTCCGATATGCAAGGGGCACTGTTCTGGACGCTCTGGGAGAAAACAGAGACGTGATCCGTCTCGATCCTACCTATGCCACTACCACCCTACGGTTCACAGTTACCGAAGCGGTGGGCTCTAATATCATTATACCGGCCGGACTTCGAGTAACTGGTGACTTCGTTCACTATTTCCTGACAGACACCACAGCCGTGCTTTATGCAGGTAGCCTCTATGTGGACGTGGCAGCAACCGCCGAGGAAGGCGGCACGGACTACAACAACATAGACGAGGGCGAGATCTCCGAGATCGTGGACGTCTCCGACGTTCCACTGCTCGACGGAGTAACAAACCTGACCATAACAGAAGGCGGAGGCGACCGTGAGGAGGACGAACCGTACCGTGAGAGAATCCGAGAGGCTGAGAACAAACTCAGCACCGCAGGCCCGGCCAAAGCCTACAAATACTGGGCGCTGTCCGCGAACTCTCTCGTCACGGACGCGGTGGTGGAATCCGAAAAGGAAACAATCACCAGAACTCTGAAAACATACGCCGGGCACGCCTTCCAAGGTGGCGCCAATCTCCTGCCGGACACTCTGGTGGTTTTCCTGAGTGACGGATCCGAAGCCACAGCAGGGGCCGACTATACGGCCGAGTATGCAGACGAGCTTCTGACTCTCTCACTCTCCGGATCTCTCGCTGGAGCCGAGGCGGTAAAGATCCAGATCGGCCGCAATATGTACGGCCGTGTCAAGATCGTGCCGATCTGCGCCGGAGGACAGATTCCGAGCGAGGAAGTGCTGGCCGACGTGCTGGCTGCCTGCTCTGCGGACGACGTTCGCCCTCTCACTGACATGGTAACGGTGGAAGCTCCGGAAACTCACGAGTATGACATAGAGCTCACCTATTACACCACTAAAGCCAACGAGTCAGAAGTAGTGCAGAACGTGGAAGGATCCGGCGGGGCTATTGATCAGTATATCAACTGGCAGGGCTCCACACTGAATCAGGACATAAACCCAGACGAGCTCCGGAAGCGGATCCTCTGCCCCGACTGGGCCGACGATCTGATCGGAGCCACCCGCGTGCAGATCATCAAACCGGAATACACCGAGCTCAACAGCACGACCGTGGCCAAGTTCTCCGGTAAAAAGACCGTGAAGCATATCGTCAGAGGATAA
- a CDS encoding phage late control D family protein has protein sequence MFAEKQADTLVIRFNDTKGTWSKWQPAEGDTVQFKEGASDTGKMFVHSMKPENGLFTIRAMSMPKSGKTKKSKSWEGVRFLQLANEFAGNHGLTFQNYGCADQVYPYIKQDNETDFALFHRLCTLEGCQMLIFDGKLLAYNEQYIEGQTPAGSLSVDENGVFSYEDNRGGMYGSCEIASGSYSGKFIADSSNSSVLRPAVPIQVTSNAEAARFAKGLLRNANKFARSGYFSKSLMTGYAAASILTLSTPRATMWDGTVFVYKVRHDFVGNKSTIYFRHILEGY, from the coding sequence ATGTTCGCAGAAAAGCAAGCCGACACCCTCGTGATCCGCTTCAATGACACCAAGGGAACATGGAGCAAGTGGCAACCGGCCGAAGGTGACACCGTGCAATTCAAAGAAGGCGCGAGTGATACTGGGAAAATGTTCGTGCACTCCATGAAACCAGAAAACGGGCTTTTTACGATCCGAGCCATGTCCATGCCAAAAAGCGGCAAGACAAAAAAGAGCAAAAGCTGGGAGGGCGTCCGGTTCCTGCAACTGGCGAATGAGTTCGCAGGAAATCACGGACTAACATTCCAGAACTACGGCTGCGCGGATCAGGTTTACCCGTATATTAAGCAGGACAACGAGACAGACTTCGCCCTATTCCACCGGCTCTGCACTCTGGAAGGCTGCCAAATGCTTATATTTGACGGCAAGCTGCTGGCGTATAACGAGCAGTACATAGAGGGGCAGACTCCAGCCGGTAGTCTCTCCGTAGATGAAAATGGCGTTTTCTCCTATGAGGACAACCGGGGCGGAATGTACGGATCCTGCGAAATTGCAAGCGGAAGCTACTCCGGAAAATTTATAGCCGACAGCTCCAACAGCTCAGTGCTCCGCCCTGCGGTGCCTATTCAGGTAACCAGCAATGCAGAGGCGGCACGCTTCGCCAAGGGGCTGCTGCGGAACGCGAACAAGTTTGCCCGATCCGGCTACTTTTCCAAGTCACTTATGACCGGATATGCAGCCGCCAGCATTTTGACACTATCAACACCAAGGGCAACCATGTGGGACGGTACCGTTTTTGTGTATAAAGTCCGGCATGATTTTGTCGGAAATAAATCCACGATCTACTTCCGACACATTCTGGAGGGCTACTAA
- a CDS encoding tail protein X — MRRVTGYKDYTTREGDTFDALALETYGEEMLAHYIAEFNPDYADVLIFDANVALRLPIVEGAETPETLPPWRRDSEDEDDSA; from the coding sequence ATGCGTAGAGTAACAGGCTACAAAGACTACACGACACGCGAAGGGGACACCTTCGACGCGCTGGCCCTCGAAACGTACGGGGAGGAAATGCTGGCGCACTATATCGCAGAATTTAACCCCGACTATGCGGACGTGCTGATCTTCGACGCGAACGTGGCCCTCCGGCTGCCGATCGTCGAAGGTGCAGAGACGCCGGAAACTCTGCCGCCGTGGCGTCGGGACTCTGAGGACGAGGACGACAGCGCGTGA
- a CDS encoding phage tail tape measure protein, which translates to MADHTLQSTIEIAGSLSPSLQSAINAAVSRLEEMSKETLEAAGASAQLAAKISTQETVLKNLEQGYADYIVTGQEGTEEAEQLASTIQELSGELTENRGTLDAAEKAARALSETMDDAGGEAETLRSTISKQEDTLQQLKQRYVDVATEQGETSDEARELARQIQDLSSELHENKTKLSDAEYAADKLDNSLEEVESSAKKADDGFTMFKATLANLAADAIMRAVDGIKNLVGNVIELGQNFTSTMSEVSAISGATGEDFEKLEACAREYGATTVFSASNAAEALKYMSLAGWDADQSTSALGGVLNLAAASGMELGAASDMVTDYLSAFAMEAGDAAYFADLLSYAQSHSNTTAEALGEAYKNCAANLNAAGQDVETVTSLLEGMANQGYKGSEAGTAMAAIMRDITNGMKDGAIKIGETSVAVMDAQGNFRDLTDILTEVEAATNGMGDAERAVALSSTFTADSTKGLNLILNEGMDNIAGYEEELRGASGSAEEMANIMNDNLSGDVAAMNSAFEELGLKIYDALESKLRAGVQFITNGVIPAIEWLGGHIPEVTIAVSGLGAVIAAMNWGTISSKIAMVKGALVKLAAALGGVSLPAIAIIAVITAVALAFTNLWKNNEEFRNKITAIWDGIKAKFDEFGQGIVDRLNALGFEFEDITEVMKAVWDGFCEVLAPIFEGVFQQISNILNEALDILTGLFDIFAGIFTGDWDMVWQGVQEVFGAVWDFVVATFENWISTFTSLADTVLGWFGTDWETVWTNVKTFFSDTWNAISSFFSGILTGIKTFFTDTWNAIVSFFSGILSGIYSSVTGTMTEIHDTFTNIWDSITGFLSGAWETIKNIVTVGIMAVKEIISAAFQIITLPFRFIWENCKDTVLSIWETIKSVIGEKIDAVKEKITTVTTAISNVASAAWNAISSTASSLWEGIKGTIGSKIDAAKEKVSTATSAITSVASSAWSSVSSTASSLWNTISSTVSSKISAASSAVSSATSTITSVASSAWSSVSSTASSQWESIRSTISSKLSSAKSTVSSLMSGITSTMSSGLSSALSTVSGKFSSIYSTISSKMSAARDAVGNAISALKSKFNFSWSLPHLKLPHVSISGSFSINPPSVPHFGISWYKDGGILTRPTIFGAAGNNLLAGGEAGAEAVVPLATLWDKLETMITSVFNTASTTGGSSGEGLTSTAGRLLTLDDFSLGSLADSGGMVVYYDFSGFTWSPQIQTEGTGDDADDFMAKLKAHEAEFFDWLEEFIKMREVAQYA; encoded by the coding sequence GTGGCAGACCATACTCTACAATCTACGATAGAGATCGCCGGATCCCTCAGCCCCTCCCTTCAATCGGCTATAAACGCGGCCGTCTCTCGTCTGGAGGAAATGAGCAAAGAAACGCTCGAAGCCGCCGGTGCTTCCGCACAGTTGGCGGCAAAGATCAGCACGCAGGAGACAGTACTCAAAAATCTGGAACAAGGCTACGCCGACTACATTGTGACCGGCCAAGAAGGAACCGAGGAAGCCGAACAGCTCGCGAGTACAATCCAAGAACTGTCCGGTGAACTGACGGAAAATCGCGGCACGTTGGACGCGGCAGAGAAAGCCGCCCGTGCCCTGTCCGAAACCATGGACGACGCAGGCGGAGAAGCTGAAACGCTGCGCTCTACAATCTCCAAACAGGAGGACACCCTCCAACAGTTAAAACAGCGATACGTTGACGTTGCAACCGAACAAGGGGAAACCAGCGACGAAGCGCGGGAACTCGCTCGACAGATCCAAGACCTATCCAGCGAACTGCACGAGAACAAAACCAAGCTCTCGGACGCAGAGTACGCAGCGGACAAACTGGACAATTCTCTGGAGGAAGTCGAAAGCTCGGCCAAAAAGGCAGACGACGGCTTCACCATGTTTAAGGCTACGTTGGCAAATCTCGCAGCCGACGCGATCATGCGAGCGGTGGACGGTATCAAAAATCTGGTCGGAAATGTCATAGAGTTGGGCCAAAACTTCACCAGCACCATGTCCGAGGTATCGGCAATCAGTGGCGCAACCGGTGAGGACTTCGAGAAACTGGAAGCCTGCGCCAGAGAATACGGCGCCACCACGGTTTTCTCTGCCAGCAATGCAGCAGAGGCCCTCAAATACATGAGCCTCGCCGGGTGGGACGCTGATCAGTCCACAAGTGCGCTGGGTGGCGTTCTGAATCTGGCCGCCGCTTCCGGCATGGAACTGGGAGCGGCTTCCGATATGGTAACGGACTACCTGAGCGCCTTCGCCATGGAGGCCGGAGACGCCGCATACTTCGCAGATCTGCTCTCCTACGCGCAAAGCCACAGTAACACCACGGCCGAAGCGCTGGGCGAAGCCTACAAGAACTGCGCAGCCAACTTAAACGCAGCCGGGCAGGACGTCGAAACCGTCACCTCACTGCTCGAAGGAATGGCAAACCAAGGTTATAAAGGATCCGAAGCCGGAACCGCCATGGCCGCGATTATGCGAGACATAACCAACGGAATGAAGGACGGCGCGATCAAGATCGGAGAAACCTCCGTGGCCGTAATGGACGCACAGGGCAACTTCCGAGATCTCACCGACATTCTCACAGAAGTGGAAGCCGCCACAAATGGAATGGGCGACGCAGAACGAGCCGTCGCGCTATCTTCCACTTTTACCGCAGACTCCACCAAGGGCCTGAACCTGATCCTCAACGAAGGCATGGACAATATCGCCGGGTACGAGGAAGAACTCCGCGGAGCTTCTGGATCCGCTGAGGAAATGGCCAATATTATGAACGACAACCTCAGCGGCGACGTGGCGGCAATGAACAGCGCCTTCGAGGAACTGGGGCTCAAAATTTACGACGCGCTGGAAAGTAAGCTACGAGCAGGTGTGCAGTTTATCACTAACGGCGTGATCCCGGCGATCGAATGGCTCGGCGGACATATCCCAGAAGTGACCATAGCGGTGAGCGGCCTCGGTGCCGTTATCGCGGCTATGAACTGGGGAACCATATCGAGCAAGATCGCAATGGTGAAGGGCGCACTGGTAAAACTCGCTGCAGCACTGGGAGGCGTATCGCTTCCGGCTATTGCTATTATCGCAGTGATCACGGCCGTGGCTCTCGCCTTTACGAATTTATGGAAAAACAACGAAGAATTTAGGAACAAGATCACAGCGATCTGGGACGGAATCAAGGCCAAGTTCGACGAGTTCGGGCAAGGAATTGTGGACAGGCTCAACGCGCTGGGGTTCGAGTTCGAGGACATAACCGAAGTAATGAAGGCAGTCTGGGACGGCTTCTGCGAGGTGCTCGCTCCGATTTTCGAGGGCGTATTCCAGCAGATCAGCAATATTCTGAACGAGGCCCTCGACATTCTGACCGGCCTGTTTGACATCTTCGCCGGAATTTTTACCGGTGACTGGGACATGGTATGGCAGGGCGTCCAAGAAGTTTTCGGCGCAGTCTGGGACTTCGTTGTGGCAACCTTCGAGAACTGGATCAGCACGTTCACCTCTCTGGCGGACACCGTTCTGGGCTGGTTCGGCACCGACTGGGAAACCGTCTGGACGAATGTTAAAACATTTTTCTCAGACACATGGAACGCGATCTCGTCGTTTTTCTCCGGAATCCTGACGGGAATCAAAACATTTTTCACGGACACATGGAACGCGATCGTCTCGTTTTTCTCCGGAATTTTATCCGGAATTTATTCGAGCGTTACCGGAACCATGACCGAGATCCACGACACCTTCACGAATATCTGGGACTCAATCACCGGATTTTTGTCCGGAGCATGGGAAACAATTAAAAACATTGTGACCGTCGGGATCATGGCCGTGAAGGAAATTATCAGCGCAGCCTTCCAGATCATCACGCTGCCGTTTCGGTTTATCTGGGAAAACTGCAAGGACACGGTGCTCTCTATCTGGGAGACTATCAAGAGCGTGATCGGCGAAAAAATCGACGCCGTAAAAGAAAAGATCACCACGGTGACGACTGCGATCTCCAACGTAGCAAGCGCAGCATGGAACGCGATCAGCTCCACGGCTTCCTCCCTCTGGGAAGGGATCAAAGGCACGATCGGTTCCAAAATCGACGCAGCCAAGGAGAAAGTAAGCACCGCGACGAGTGCGATCACCAGCGTGGCAAGTTCCGCATGGTCAAGCGTAAGCTCCACGGCTTCCTCTCTCTGGAATACAATCAGCTCCACAGTGAGCAGCAAGATCTCGGCGGCCAGTTCCGCCGTAAGCTCGGCAACGAGTACGATCACCAGCGTGGCAAGCTCTGCGTGGTCAAGTGTGAGCTCTACCGCTTCCTCTCAATGGGAAAGTATCCGGAGCACGATCAGCAGCAAACTGAGCAGCGCAAAGTCTACCGTTTCCAGCTTAATGAGTGGAATCACTTCCACCATGAGTTCAGGACTCAGCTCCGCACTCAGCACAGTGTCGGGTAAGTTCTCCAGTATTTACTCGACGATCAGCAGCAAAATGTCGGCAGCAAGGGACGCCGTAGGAAACGCGATCAGCGCCCTAAAATCAAAGTTTAACTTCTCGTGGAGCCTGCCACACCTGAAACTCCCTCATGTGAGTATCAGCGGCAGCTTCTCGATCAACCCGCCAAGCGTACCACACTTCGGTATTTCATGGTACAAGGACGGCGGTATTCTGACGCGCCCGACTATTTTCGGCGCAGCAGGTAACAATCTTCTGGCTGGTGGTGAAGCTGGCGCCGAGGCGGTGGTTCCTCTTGCAACCCTCTGGGATAAGTTGGAAACCATGATCACCTCAGTGTTCAACACTGCAAGCACAACCGGCGGATCTTCTGGCGAAGGACTCACAAGCACGGCCGGAAGGCTTCTGACTCTGGACGACTTCTCTCTCGGAAGTCTGGCAGACAGTGGCGGCATGGTAGTTTACTACGACTTCTCCGGCTTCACATGGAGCCCACAGATCCAGACAGAAGGAACCGGCGACGACGCGGACGACTTCATGGCGAAGCTCAAAGCCCACGAGGCCGAGTTCTTCGACTGGCTGGAAGAATTTATAAAAATGCGGGAGGTGGCTCAATATGCGTAG
- a CDS encoding phage major tail tube protein encodes MAKWLDIKGPVVADTVYADSTLVAKDVAFTLPGIEFLTADVQAMGNMTVPLIGLLENMELSITKIGVDNGLRRMNRLEKQSFEFRWVQNVVKSDGSTATEGCKAFVRTMPGSFPELGVEVGSATEAENAYNVTRLQIYANGVEICCVDRLAQILRINGKDYMSQINNLL; translated from the coding sequence ATGGCAAAATGGCTCGATATTAAAGGCCCGGTAGTGGCCGACACTGTATACGCGGACAGCACTCTGGTGGCGAAGGACGTCGCCTTCACTCTGCCCGGTATTGAATTTTTAACTGCTGACGTGCAGGCCATGGGTAACATGACCGTACCACTGATCGGACTTCTGGAGAACATGGAGCTCTCCATTACAAAGATCGGCGTAGACAACGGCCTGCGCCGCATGAACCGCCTCGAAAAGCAGAGCTTCGAGTTCCGCTGGGTTCAGAATGTCGTAAAATCCGACGGATCCACCGCAACCGAAGGCTGCAAGGCTTTTGTGCGTACTATGCCGGGATCATTCCCTGAGTTGGGCGTCGAAGTCGGCAGCGCAACCGAAGCCGAGAACGCTTATAACGTGACAAGGCTCCAGATCTACGCAAACGGCGTCGAGATCTGCTGCGTTGACCGTTTGGCTCAGATCCTCCGTATCAACGGCAAGGACTACATGAGCCAGATCAACAACCTGCTTTAA
- a CDS encoding phage tail sheath family protein, with the protein MAYLHGAYGEIGESKVASVTQADVVAAYIGTAPVNLIRGYADKDLVNMPVKVTNMSEVQSLVGYSDDWETFTLGSAFAEHFDNTVGNVGPIYIVNVLDPAVHKSAQKTTKALTFTDGKAEFESDKIILDTFAIADKAEGVDYALSYSMAKHTVTVTLLKETDGAELSATFDTVDTSKVQAADIIGERTETGEYTGLASMALLYQYHNVVLNILAAPGWSHIPAVYKAMVSTVQKLNGHWDGFVHADVPLEDKGTKIDTLAKAQKWAIDNGYTSEFSKVYWPKIKDGSGRIFWLSTVGAATMQRVDLSHDGVPFESPSNKEIMATSQYFGEDSKSRGFDQETANKLNEKGITTACFWGGRWVLWGPHTAAYKYNGSMDARAIFDVNIRMLEHITNSFQKDHGTEIDSPMTPQDKDSVLNFEKEKLDTLLGIGALIGTPSVEFVESANPTSNMLNGDFVWDFSVTNTPPFKSGTARVCYTDEGFQSFFATE; encoded by the coding sequence ATGGCATATTTGCATGGCGCATATGGCGAAATCGGCGAAAGCAAAGTGGCTTCCGTCACTCAGGCCGACGTGGTGGCCGCGTATATCGGCACCGCACCGGTGAACCTGATCAGGGGTTACGCTGACAAAGATCTCGTTAATATGCCGGTAAAAGTAACCAATATGAGCGAAGTCCAGAGCCTCGTCGGCTACTCCGACGACTGGGAAACATTCACCCTCGGTTCTGCGTTCGCTGAGCACTTCGACAACACCGTCGGAAATGTAGGCCCGATCTATATCGTGAACGTGCTCGATCCTGCGGTGCATAAATCCGCACAGAAAACCACAAAGGCCCTGACCTTCACGGACGGCAAGGCAGAGTTTGAGAGCGACAAGATCATTCTCGACACCTTCGCGATCGCAGACAAGGCCGAGGGCGTGGACTATGCTCTCTCTTATAGCATGGCAAAGCACACAGTAACCGTGACACTGCTCAAAGAGACTGACGGGGCCGAACTCTCCGCAACCTTCGACACCGTGGACACTTCCAAGGTGCAGGCGGCCGACATTATCGGTGAGAGAACCGAAACTGGAGAATATACCGGACTGGCTTCCATGGCTCTACTCTATCAGTATCACAACGTCGTGCTCAATATTCTGGCAGCTCCGGGCTGGAGTCATATCCCGGCCGTATATAAGGCTATGGTAAGCACTGTCCAGAAACTCAACGGCCACTGGGACGGCTTCGTTCACGCCGACGTTCCTCTGGAGGACAAAGGAACCAAGATCGACACACTCGCAAAGGCTCAGAAATGGGCTATTGACAACGGCTACACCAGCGAGTTCTCGAAGGTATACTGGCCTAAAATTAAGGACGGCAGCGGCCGGATCTTCTGGCTGTCCACAGTAGGCGCCGCCACTATGCAGCGCGTAGACCTGAGCCACGACGGCGTTCCGTTTGAATCTCCGTCCAACAAGGAAATCATGGCCACGAGCCAGTATTTCGGTGAGGACTCCAAGAGCCGCGGCTTCGATCAGGAAACTGCGAACAAGCTCAACGAAAAAGGAATCACAACGGCCTGCTTCTGGGGTGGCCGCTGGGTATTGTGGGGCCCTCATACTGCTGCGTACAAGTACAACGGCAGCATGGACGCCCGCGCGATCTTCGACGTAAATATCCGTATGCTGGAGCATATCACGAACAGCTTCCAGAAGGATCACGGAACTGAGATCGACAGCCCCATGACTCCGCAGGACAAGGACAGCGTGCTGAATTTTGAAAAGGAAAAGCTCGACACCCTTCTGGGAATCGGTGCCCTGATCGGTACCCCGTCCGTGGAATTTGTGGAGAGCGCGAACCCTACCAGCAACATGCTGAACGGCGACTTTGTTTGGGACTTCTCCGTAACCAATACGCCTCCGTTCAAGTCTGGCACCGCTCGCGTATGCTACACAGACGAAGGCTTCCAGTCCTTTTTTGCTACTGAATAA
- a CDS encoding major capsid protein: MAFNFYDTHTLLASVQQLPPLHSFLLDRYFPTNAASDVFATDDVLVEYRKGSKKAAPFVAPRKGGITILREGYTMKRFTPAHMAPKRPLSIDDLKKRGFGEALYTNLTPAQRQGVIMLGDLDELRDMNTRRKEAMAAEVIFTNGCIMHEYTDDLGTYEEKEVRYYDGTSNPAKYTPSADWADTEAVGKQMIDDVAAMISMLSKRGLPATECLMAPDVADLFLRNPWILKLLDNRNYNIGGVDPETLPAGASKIARLNIKGRMIDFLTYEDTYTELDGTVKQYIPQGMIAVGAPAAGRTVYGAITQVEQTDGEFHTYTGVNVPKYISDAAHNIRELTLSSAPLPMPNNECPFSVAKVIN, translated from the coding sequence ATGGCTTTTAATTTTTATGATACCCACACACTGCTCGCCTCCGTGCAGCAGCTCCCGCCGCTTCACTCTTTCCTTTTGGATCGCTATTTCCCTACTAACGCCGCCTCTGACGTGTTCGCCACTGACGACGTGCTGGTGGAATACCGCAAGGGATCCAAGAAAGCGGCACCTTTTGTAGCACCTCGCAAGGGCGGGATCACGATCCTGCGCGAAGGCTACACCATGAAGCGCTTCACTCCGGCGCATATGGCACCGAAGCGCCCACTCTCCATTGACGACCTGAAAAAGAGAGGCTTCGGGGAGGCTCTTTATACTAACCTGACTCCGGCCCAGAGGCAGGGCGTGATCATGCTCGGAGATCTCGACGAACTCCGCGACATGAACACCCGCAGAAAAGAGGCCATGGCTGCCGAGGTAATCTTCACCAACGGCTGCATTATGCACGAGTACACGGACGACCTCGGCACTTACGAGGAAAAGGAAGTCCGTTACTATGACGGCACCAGCAACCCGGCAAAATATACCCCTTCCGCAGACTGGGCCGACACTGAGGCAGTCGGCAAGCAGATGATCGACGACGTGGCCGCCATGATCTCCATGTTGAGTAAAAGAGGGCTCCCTGCGACCGAGTGCCTCATGGCTCCAGACGTTGCGGATCTTTTCCTCCGCAATCCGTGGATCCTGAAACTGCTCGACAACCGCAACTACAATATCGGAGGCGTAGATCCTGAGACTCTGCCTGCCGGTGCTTCCAAGATCGCCCGCCTGAATATCAAGGGCCGAATGATCGACTTCCTCACTTATGAGGACACATACACCGAGCTGGACGGAACTGTAAAGCAGTATATCCCGCAGGGCATGATCGCGGTAGGCGCTCCGGCTGCTGGCCGTACTGTTTACGGCGCGATCACTCAGGTGGAGCAGACCGACGGCGAGTTCCATACTTACACCGGCGTGAACGTGCCGAAGTATATCAGCGACGCTGCTCACAACATCCGCGAGCTCACTCTCAGCTCTGCACCGCTGCCTATGCCTAACAACGAGTGCCCGTTCAGCGTGGCGAAAGTTATCAACTAA
- a CDS encoding head decoration protein codes for MSKRLDETIGAVGFDNLINGQYPPAEVFTVKIRKEATEAKIYKRGTVLALSTGTAGDGLRVILGTTAKSNETLTANCVLADDVEVGTASDAVATAYRTGHFNENSLITDNSHAISETDKEALRSAGILLSDAVAY; via the coding sequence ATGAGTAAAAGACTCGACGAGACGATCGGGGCCGTAGGCTTCGACAACCTGATCAATGGCCAGTACCCGCCCGCAGAGGTTTTCACTGTGAAGATCCGCAAGGAAGCCACAGAAGCCAAAATCTACAAGCGCGGCACTGTTCTGGCACTCTCCACCGGTACAGCAGGCGACGGCTTGCGTGTAATTCTCGGTACCACTGCGAAAAGCAACGAGACGCTGACGGCCAACTGCGTGCTGGCTGACGACGTGGAAGTCGGAACGGCTTCCGACGCGGTGGCGACTGCATACCGTACCGGCCATTTTAACGAGAACAGCCTGATCACTGACAACAGCCATGCGATCAGCGAAACGGACAAGGAAGCGCTCCGCTCTGCCGGAATCCTGCTCTCTGACGCCGTAGCATACTAA